In Diceros bicornis minor isolate mBicDic1 chromosome 24, mDicBic1.mat.cur, whole genome shotgun sequence, the following are encoded in one genomic region:
- the MIDEAS gene encoding mitotic deacetylase-associated SANT domain protein isoform X3, with translation MNLQAQPKAQNRRKRCLFGDQEQAAKEQPPPLQAPQQPPAPPQSTRVKEEPYFGHEGPAGVAPASQPVELPPPNSLALLNSVVYGSERTTAAMLSQQVGSVKWPNSVMAPGRGPERGVGGGVSDSSWQQQPGQPPPHSTWNRHNLPLYSGPKGSPHPGMGVSPYYNHPEALKREKGGGPQLDRYGNAVRPMMPQKVQLEVGRPQAPLNSFHVAKKPPNQTLPLQPFQLAFGHQVNRQVFRQGPPPPNPVAAFPPQKQQQQQQQAALPQMQLFENFYPMQQPPSQQPQDFGLQPAGPLGQSHLAHHSMAPYPFPPNPDMNPELRKALLQESAPQPVLPQAQIAFPRRSRRLSKEGVLPSTALDGAGTQPGQEPASNLFLHHWPPQQPLPGPLGQPHPEALGFPLELRESQLLPDGERLAPNGREASAMSNEESVRAVGTGDCGQVLRGGVIQSTRRRRRASQEANLLTLAQKAVELASLQNAKDASGSEEKRKSVLASTTKCGVEFSEPSLAAKRAREDSGMVPLIIPVSVPVRTVDPTEAAQAGGVDEDGKGSEQNPAEHKPSVIVTRRRSTRIPGTDATAQAEDMSVKLEGEPSVRKPKQRPRPEPLIIPTKAGTFIAPPVYSNITPYQSHLRSPVRLADHPSERSFELPPYTPPPILSPVREGSGLYFNAIMSTSSIPAPPPITPKSAHRTLLRSNSAEVTPPVLSVLGEATPVSIEPRINVGSRFQAEIPSMRDRALAAADPHKADLVWQPWEDLESSREKQRQVEDLLTAACSSIFPGAGTNQELALHYLHESRGDILETLNKLLLKKPVRPHNHPLATYHYTGSDQWKMAEKKLFNKGIAIYKKDFFLVQKLIQTKTVAQCVEFYYTYKKQVKIGRNGTLTFGDVDISDEKSAQEEVEVDIKANDILILRSHESNAPGSAGGQALEKPREGAGKSRRALPFSEKKKKAETFNKTQNQENTFPCKKCGRVFYKVKSRSAHMKSHAEQEKKAAALRLKEKEAAAAAATAAAASAHQPALREESAGERG, from the exons ATGAACCTCCAGGCCCAGCCCAAGGCTCAGAACAGGCGAAAGCGTTGCCTCTTTGGGGACCAGGAACAAGCTGCCAAGGAGCAGCCCCCACCCCTGCAGGCCCCACAGCAGCCCCCGGCCCCTCCACAGTCCACCAGGGTCAAGGAGGAGCCTTACTTTGGGCACGAGGGTCCGGCAGGGGTCgcccctgcctcccagcctgtAGAACTGCCCCCTCCCAACAGCCTGGCCCTGCTGAACTCTGTGGTGTATGGGTCTGAGCGGACCACGGCTGCCATGTTGTCCCAGCAGGTGGGCTCAGTCAAGTGGCCCAACTCTGTGATGGCTCCAGGGCGGGGCCCAGAGCGTGGAGTGGGTGGGGGGGTCAGTGACAGCAGCTGGCAGCAACAGCCCGGCCAGCCTCCACCCCACTCAACGTGGAACCGCCACAACCTACCCCTCTATAGCGGACCCAAGGGGAGCCCTCATCCTGGCATGGGGGTCTCTCCCTACTATAACCACCCTGAGGCACTGAAGCGGGAGAAAGGAGGGGGGCCGCAGCTGGACCGCTATGGAAATGCAGTGCGGCCAATGATGCCACAGAAGGTGCAGCTGGAGGTGGGGCGGCCCCAGGCGCCCCTGAACTCTTTCCACGTGGCCAAGAAGCCCCCAAACCAGACGCTGCCCCTGCAACCCTTCCAGCTGGCATTCGGCCACCAGGTGAACCGGCAGGTCTTCCGGCAGGGCCCACCGCCCCCCAACCCTGTTGCTGCCTTCCCAccacagaagcagcagcagcagcagcaacaggcaGCCCTGCCCCAGATGCAGCTCTTTGAGAACTTCTACCCCATGCAGCAGCCGCCGTCTCAGCAGCCCCAGGACTTTGGCCTACAGCCAGCCGGGCCTCTGGGGCAGTCCCACCTGGctcaccacagcatggcaccGTACCCCTTCCCCCCCAACCCCGATATGAACCCAGAGCTGCGCAAGGCCCTCCTGCAGGAGTCAGCCCCGCAGCCTGTGCTACCTCAGGCCCAGATCGCCTTCCCCCGCCGCTCCCGCCGCCTCTCTAAGGAGGGCGTCCTGCCTTCCACCGCCCTGGATGGGGCTGGCACCCAACCTGGGCAGGAGCCGGCCagcaacttgttcctacatcacTGGCCCCCGCAGCAGCCACTACCCGGCCCCCTGGGGCAGCCCCATCCCGAAGCTCTGGGATTCCCCCTGGAGCTGAGGGAGTCGCAGTTGCTGCCCGACGGGGAGAGACTGGCACCCAATGGTCGAGAGGCTTCTGCCATGAGCAACGAGGAAAGCGTGCGGGCGGTTGGCACGGGGGACTGTGGGCAGGTGCTACGGGGTGGGGTGATCCAGAGCACACGACGGAGGCGCCGGGCATCCCAGGAGGCCAATTTGCTGACCCTGGCCCAGAAGGCGGTGGAGCTGGCCTCACTGCAGAACGCAAAG gATGCCAGTGGCTCTGAGGAGAAGCGGAAAAGTGTACTGGCTTCAACTACCAAGTGTGGAGTGGAGTTTTCTGAGCCTTCCTTAGCTGCCAAGCGAGCACGAGAGGACAGCGGGATGGTACCCCTCATCATCCCAGTGTCTGTGCCTGTGCGGACTGTGGACCCAACCGAGGCGGCCCAAGCTGGAGGTGTTGACGAGGACGGGAAGGGCTCTGAGCAGAACCCCGCTGAACACAAGCCATCGGTCATCGTCACCCGCAGGCGGTCCACCCGTATCCCCGGGACTGATGCCACAGCTCAG GCTGAGGACATGAGCGTCAAGTTGGAGGGGGAACCTTCGGTGCGGAAACCAAAGCAGCGGCCAAGGCCTGAGCCCCTGATCATCCCCACCAAGGCGGGCACCTTCATCGCCCCTCCTGTCTACTCCAACATCACCCCATACCAGAGCCACCTGCGCTCTCCCGTCCGGCTGGCTGACCACCCCTCTGAGCGGAGCTTTGAGCTACCACCCTACACACCACCCCCCATCCTCAGCCCCGTGCGGGAAGGCTCTGGCCTCTATTTCAATGCCATCATGTCAACCAGCAgcatcccagcccctcctcccatcACGCCAAAGAGTGCCCATCGCACCCTCCTTCGGTCTA ATAGCGCTGAAGTCACCCCGCCTGTTCTCTCTGTGTTGGGGGAGGCCACCCCAGTGAGCATCGAGCC ACGGATCAATGTGGGCTCCCGGTTCCAGGCGGAAATCCCCTCAATGAGGGACCGTGCCCTGGCAGCTGCAGACCCCCACAAGGCCGACTTGGTGTGGCAGCCATGGGAAGATCTAGAGAGCAGCCGGGAGAAGCAGAGGCAAG TGGAAGACCTGCTGACAGCTGCCTGCTCCAGCATTTTCCCTGGAGCTGGCACCAACCAGGAGCTGGCCCTGCACTACCTGCATGagtccaggggagacatcctg GAAACGCTGAATAAGCTGCTACTGAAGAAGCCCGTGCGGCCCCACAACCACCCACTGGCAACTTATCACTACACAG GCTCCGACCAGTGGAAGATGGCTGAGAAGAAGCTGTTCAACAAGGGCATTGCCATCTACAAGAAGGATTTCTTCCTGGTGCAGAAGCTG ATCCAGACCAAGACCGTGGCCCAGTGTGTGGAGTTCTACTACACCTACAAGAAGCAGGTGAAAATTGGCCGCAATGGGACGCTAACCTTCGGGGATGTGGATATAAGTGATGAGAAGTCGGCCCAGGAGGAGGTTGAAGTGGATATTAAG GCCAATGACATCCTCATCCTCCGAAGCCACGAGTCCAACGCCCCTGGATCTGCTGGTGGCCAGGCCTTGGAGAAGccaagggagggggcagggaaatCACGAAGGGCACTACCTTTTtcggagaagaagaaaaaagcagagaCATTTAATAAGACCCAGAATCAGGAGAACACTTTCCCTTGTAAAAAATGTGGCAG GGTGTTTTACAAGGTGAAGAGCCGCAGCGCGCACATGAAGAGCCACGCGGAGCAGGAGAAGAAGGCGGCTGCGCTGAGGCTGAAGGAGAAAGAGGCCGCGGCTGCCGCGGCTACTGCGGCCGCCGCCTCTGCGCACCAGCCGGCCCTGCGGGAGGAGAGCGCGGGCGAGAGGGGCTGA